A genomic region of Pristiophorus japonicus isolate sPriJap1 chromosome 20, sPriJap1.hap1, whole genome shotgun sequence contains the following coding sequences:
- the LOC139232572 gene encoding zinc finger protein 3-like, with protein MEAKSTVQSGEKPYTCSVCGQGFNRSSGLSRHKRSHTGESPFSCSECGKGFTDSSHLLRHQYVHTGERLFTCSECGKGFTQSSNLLRHQRVHTGERPFTCTVCGKGFAQSSNLLNHQRVHTDERPFKCLDCGKCYKSSGVLRCHKRVHTGERPFICSHCGTGFRRSSELTVHQRTHTGERPFTCTVCGKGFAQSSTLLKHQRAHTGERPFICFECGMGFTQLSDLQIHQRVHTGERPFTCNECGKGFTRSSHLLAHQRVHTGKWPFSCSDCEKRFKSKKHLLRHQRVHTG; from the coding sequence atggaagcaaaaagcaccgttcagagtggggagaaaccatacacatgttctgtgtgtggacaaggcttcaaccgATCCTCTGGCCTgtcgagacacaagcgcagtcacaccggggagagtccATTcagctgctccgagtgtgggaaaggTTTCACTGATTCATCCCACCTACTGAGACACCAgtatgttcacactggggagaggctgttcacttgctccgagtgtgggaagggattcactcagtcatccaacctgctgagacaccagcgagttcacactggggagaggccattcacctgcaccgtgtgtgggaagggatttgctcagtcatccaacttgctgaatcaccagcgagttcatactgatgagagaccttttaaatgcttGGACTGTGGGAAGTGCTATAAAAGTTCCGGGGTCCTGAGGTGCCATaaacgtgttcacactggggagagaccattcatatGCTCTCACTGTGGGACTGGGTTCAGGCGATCATCTGAACTCACTGtgcaccagcgcactcacactggagagagaccgttcacctgcactgTATGTGGAAAGGGATTTGCTcaatcatccaccctgctgaaacaccagcgagctcacactggggagaggccgttcatctgctttgAATGTGgcatgggattcactcagttatccgatctccaaatacaccagcgagttcacactggggagaggccgttcacctgcaatgagtgtggaaagggattcactcgttcatcccacctgctggcacatcagcgagttcacactgggaagtggCCGTTCagctgttctgactgtgagaagagatttaaaagcaaaaagcatctgctgagacaccagcgagttcacactggatag